Proteins from a genomic interval of Mycolicibacterium grossiae:
- a CDS encoding adenylate/guanylate cyclase domain-containing protein, whose product MGRISAFVHWVARTPWPVFTLGMLQADIIGALFVLGFLRFGLPPEDRIQLQDLPAFNLAVFLGYLFISFTVGAYLTLRMLLPVIRWQRRDTLMTDGDPAVTELARVRALRMPWYRSVISVSNWCLGSIVFIAASWPVASQSAPVVAVASALGATATAIIGYLQSERVLRPVAVAALRGGAPANFNAPGVILRQVLTWVLSTGVPILAIVLALVASRFEILTAPAERLNTPILLLAIAALVIGLAGTVLVAMSIADPLRQLRWALGEVQRGNYNAHMQIYDASELGLLQAGFNDMVRDLAERQRLRDLFGRYVGEDVARRALERGTELGGQERDVAVLFVDLVGSTQLAATRPAAEVVSLLNEFFRVVVDSVNRHGGFVNKFQGDAALAIFGAPIEHPDACGAALAASRELHDDLIQVLGQTEFGIGVSAGRAIAGHIGAQARFEYTVIGDPVNEAARLTELAKLEEGHVLASAIAVSGALDAEALCWDVGEIVELRGRIAPTQLARPVRLLSPDAVPTDGALRLDGAARPDERAANDGAATNGGSVPTDVRSEYSPRT is encoded by the coding sequence ATGGGGCGAATCAGCGCATTCGTCCACTGGGTCGCGCGTACCCCCTGGCCGGTGTTCACCCTCGGCATGCTGCAGGCCGACATCATCGGCGCCCTGTTCGTCCTCGGCTTCCTACGGTTCGGCCTACCGCCGGAGGACCGCATCCAGCTGCAGGACCTGCCGGCGTTCAACCTCGCGGTGTTCCTCGGCTACCTGTTCATCTCGTTCACCGTCGGCGCCTACCTCACCCTGCGGATGCTGCTCCCGGTCATCCGCTGGCAGCGACGCGACACGCTGATGACCGACGGCGACCCCGCCGTCACCGAGCTGGCGCGGGTCCGCGCCCTGCGGATGCCCTGGTACCGCTCGGTGATCAGCGTCTCCAACTGGTGTCTCGGCTCGATCGTCTTCATCGCCGCCAGCTGGCCGGTGGCCAGCCAGTCCGCGCCGGTCGTCGCCGTCGCCTCCGCGCTGGGCGCCACCGCGACGGCGATCATCGGCTACCTGCAGTCCGAGCGCGTGCTGCGGCCCGTCGCGGTGGCGGCGCTGCGGGGTGGCGCACCGGCCAACTTCAACGCGCCGGGCGTGATCCTGCGCCAGGTCCTCACCTGGGTGCTCTCCACCGGCGTGCCGATCCTCGCGATCGTGCTGGCGCTGGTCGCCAGCCGCTTCGAGATCCTCACCGCGCCCGCCGAGCGGCTCAACACCCCGATCCTGCTGCTGGCGATCGCCGCACTGGTCATCGGGCTGGCGGGCACGGTGCTGGTCGCCATGTCGATCGCCGACCCGCTGCGCCAGCTGCGCTGGGCGCTCGGCGAGGTGCAGCGTGGCAACTACAACGCCCACATGCAGATCTACGACGCCAGCGAGCTGGGCCTGCTGCAGGCCGGCTTCAACGACATGGTGCGCGATCTCGCCGAACGGCAACGGCTGCGCGACCTGTTCGGCCGCTACGTCGGCGAGGACGTCGCCCGCCGCGCCCTGGAGCGCGGCACCGAACTCGGCGGCCAGGAGCGCGACGTCGCCGTCCTGTTCGTCGACCTCGTCGGGTCGACGCAGCTCGCCGCCACCCGGCCCGCCGCCGAGGTGGTCAGCCTGCTCAACGAGTTCTTCCGCGTCGTCGTCGACTCGGTGAACCGGCACGGCGGCTTCGTCAACAAGTTTCAGGGCGACGCCGCGCTGGCGATCTTCGGCGCACCCATCGAACATCCCGACGCCTGCGGCGCGGCGCTGGCGGCTTCCCGGGAACTGCACGACGACCTCATCCAGGTCCTCGGCCAGACCGAGTTCGGCATCGGCGTCTCCGCCGGACGTGCGATCGCCGGCCACATCGGCGCGCAGGCCCGCTTCGAGTACACCGTGATCGGCGACCCCGTGAACGAGGCCGCGCGCCTCACCGAATTGGCCAAGCTCGAAGAGGGTCACGTGCTGGCGTCGGCCATCGCGGTCAGCGGTGCGCTGGACGCCGAGGCGCTCTGCTGGGACGTCGGCGAGATCGTCGAGCTGCGCGGGCGCATCGCCCCGACCCAGCTGGCCCGGCCCGTCCGGCTGCTCTCCCCCGACGCGGTCCCCACCGACGGAGCCCTCCGCCTCGACGGGGCGGCGCGGCCCGACGAGCGAGCCGCCAACGACGGGGCTGCCACCAACGGCGGGTCCGTACCGACCGACGTGCGCAGCGAGTACTCGCCGCGCACCTGA